A stretch of Procambarus clarkii isolate CNS0578487 chromosome 80, FALCON_Pclarkii_2.0, whole genome shotgun sequence DNA encodes these proteins:
- the LOC123746307 gene encoding uncharacterized protein isoform X1 → MWEEPHDVQRKIDVSPSERSNELGVFQEVERVASHALPAQGDTCFSSVVLSWSGLLLMARYLAPSSLVSWVVGAVLLIPLFAHPGTQGLELQPSSEPAAPGALCWEQIQQEYYSEKSNSSGGPFIFSECAQCCDRIILKAKQLDWIRLSTCGSKTLTCFLRFPDISDRLTQDIFWLTSSGDDVLLYMGNSSQVVVNWDYLTGGQKLLEIVFLFLGVVVLMTTCAGNTLVLATMLSSPDRSDPWWIVRTSLAIADLLCGVFVMGLALHNCQCLMTNHLRFSELEHSLGDLGFHDGLFNPLFVRRGYSSFCGIVFAVTSVMSMQCLGWLALERFMLCKYPLENKILTSARVKLAVLIMWIISLVFPLIIVSTGELPWCSFFDPVTKLTFVVPKDTRFRASHVAFVILSVYLAGLFLFTVIASLQAMTIFRIRSREELDEVIGNIPLFLAKQQEKEDRSILRTMRLMLVTYLVSVVPQVFLFIPGLKTHVRFLYFIFWWTFVLSSSWNWYIYNMRSTFFKAHLIKMVLRSPWLPQFLETRLRMRIPLASTLTLDWGSVWHELDAVIKKKEHRPIS, encoded by the exons ATGTGGGAGGAACCTCACGACGTGCAGCGTAAAATAGACGTCTCGCCCTCGGAGCGATCTAAC GAACTTGGAGTGTTCCAGGAGGTAGAGAGAGTCGCCAGCCACGCCCTGCCAGCCCAGGGTGACACCTGCTTCAGTAGTGTAGTACTATCATGGTCTGGCCTTCTGCTGATGGCCCGCTACCTGGCTCCGTCAAGCCTAGTGTCCTGGGTTGTGGGGGCTGTGCTCCTCATCCCGCTCTTCGCCCACCCTGGAACACAGGGCTTGGAGTTGCAGCCTTCCAGCGAGCCCGCAGCACCAGGCGCGCTGTGCTGGGAGCAGATCCAGCAGGAATACTACAGTGAAAAGTCTAACTCTTCGGGTGGTCCCTTTATATTCAGTGAATGTGCACAGTGTTGCGACAGAATTATTCTTAAAGCCAAGCAGTTGGACTGGATCAGACTTTCCACCTGTGGCAGCAAGACGCTCACATGTTTTCTCAGATTCCCAGACATAAGCGATCGTCTCACTCAAGACATCTTCTGGCTGACATCGAGCGGAGACGACGTGCTCCTCTATATGGGGAACTCCTCTCAAGTGGTCGTCAACTGGGATTACCTCACAGGTGGACAGAAATTACTTGAAATCGTCTTCCTGTtccttggtgtggtggtgctcatGACGACGTGTGCAGGCAACACCCTCGTACTGGCTACCATGCTCAGCAGCCCGGACAGAAGTGATCCTTGGTGGATTGTCCGCACCAGCCTCGCCATCGCCGACCTTCTGTGCGGGGTGTTTGTCATGGGTCTGGCTCTTCATAACTGCCAGTGTCTCATGACCAACCACCTGCGTTTCTCAGAGCTGGAGCACTCACTCGGTGATCTGGGCTTTCATGACGGCCTATTCAACCCGCTCTTTGTCCGACGGGGTTACTCCAGTTTCTGTGGCATTGTATTCGCGGTGACGTCTGTGATGTCCATGCAGTGCCTTGGCTGGTTGGCGCTCGAGAGATTCATGCTTTGCAAGTATCCATTGGAAAACAAAATTCTTACGTCTGCAAGAGTTAAACTGGCGGTTCTCATCATGTGGATAATCTCATTAGTCTTCCCGCTCATCATTGTTTCGACGGGAGAGCTTCCGTGGTGCAGTTTCTTCGACCCTGTCACCAAGCTGACTTTTGTTGTTCCCAAAGACACAAGATTTAGAGCGAGTCACGTTGCGTTTGTGATACTAAGTGTTTACCTCGCTGGGCTGTTCCTCTTCACCGTCATCGCCTCCCTGCAGGCCATGACCATATTCCGCATCAGATCCCGAGAGGAGTTGGACGAGGTAATCGGCAACATCCCGCTCTTCTTGGCCAAGCAGCAAGAGAAGGAGGACCGCAGCATCCTCAGAACAATGCGGTTAATGCTGGTGACGTACCTCGTCTCCGTTGTCCCACAGGTCTTCCTCTTCATTCCAGGCCTCAAGACCCATGTTCGCTTCCTATACTTCATATTCTGGTGGACTTTCGTCTTAAGTTCCTCCTGGAATTGGTACATATACAACATGCGAAGCACCTTTTTCAAGGCCCATCTGATCAAGATGGTGTTAAGATCTCCTTGGCTTCCACAGTTTCTGGAGACGAGACTGAGAATGAGGATACCGCtagcctccaccctcaccctggACTGG
- the LOC123746307 gene encoding uncharacterized protein isoform X2, with protein MARYLAPSSLVSWVVGAVLLIPLFAHPGTQGLELQPSSEPAAPGALCWEQIQQEYYSEKSNSSGGPFIFSECAQCCDRIILKAKQLDWIRLSTCGSKTLTCFLRFPDISDRLTQDIFWLTSSGDDVLLYMGNSSQVVVNWDYLTGGQKLLEIVFLFLGVVVLMTTCAGNTLVLATMLSSPDRSDPWWIVRTSLAIADLLCGVFVMGLALHNCQCLMTNHLRFSELEHSLGDLGFHDGLFNPLFVRRGYSSFCGIVFAVTSVMSMQCLGWLALERFMLCKYPLENKILTSARVKLAVLIMWIISLVFPLIIVSTGELPWCSFFDPVTKLTFVVPKDTRFRASHVAFVILSVYLAGLFLFTVIASLQAMTIFRIRSREELDEVIGNIPLFLAKQQEKEDRSILRTMRLMLVTYLVSVVPQVFLFIPGLKTHVRFLYFIFWWTFVLSSSWNWYIYNMRSTFFKAHLIKMVLRSPWLPQFLETRLRMRIPLASTLTLDWGSVWHELDAVIKKKEHRPIS; from the coding sequence ATGGCCCGCTACCTGGCTCCGTCAAGCCTAGTGTCCTGGGTTGTGGGGGCTGTGCTCCTCATCCCGCTCTTCGCCCACCCTGGAACACAGGGCTTGGAGTTGCAGCCTTCCAGCGAGCCCGCAGCACCAGGCGCGCTGTGCTGGGAGCAGATCCAGCAGGAATACTACAGTGAAAAGTCTAACTCTTCGGGTGGTCCCTTTATATTCAGTGAATGTGCACAGTGTTGCGACAGAATTATTCTTAAAGCCAAGCAGTTGGACTGGATCAGACTTTCCACCTGTGGCAGCAAGACGCTCACATGTTTTCTCAGATTCCCAGACATAAGCGATCGTCTCACTCAAGACATCTTCTGGCTGACATCGAGCGGAGACGACGTGCTCCTCTATATGGGGAACTCCTCTCAAGTGGTCGTCAACTGGGATTACCTCACAGGTGGACAGAAATTACTTGAAATCGTCTTCCTGTtccttggtgtggtggtgctcatGACGACGTGTGCAGGCAACACCCTCGTACTGGCTACCATGCTCAGCAGCCCGGACAGAAGTGATCCTTGGTGGATTGTCCGCACCAGCCTCGCCATCGCCGACCTTCTGTGCGGGGTGTTTGTCATGGGTCTGGCTCTTCATAACTGCCAGTGTCTCATGACCAACCACCTGCGTTTCTCAGAGCTGGAGCACTCACTCGGTGATCTGGGCTTTCATGACGGCCTATTCAACCCGCTCTTTGTCCGACGGGGTTACTCCAGTTTCTGTGGCATTGTATTCGCGGTGACGTCTGTGATGTCCATGCAGTGCCTTGGCTGGTTGGCGCTCGAGAGATTCATGCTTTGCAAGTATCCATTGGAAAACAAAATTCTTACGTCTGCAAGAGTTAAACTGGCGGTTCTCATCATGTGGATAATCTCATTAGTCTTCCCGCTCATCATTGTTTCGACGGGAGAGCTTCCGTGGTGCAGTTTCTTCGACCCTGTCACCAAGCTGACTTTTGTTGTTCCCAAAGACACAAGATTTAGAGCGAGTCACGTTGCGTTTGTGATACTAAGTGTTTACCTCGCTGGGCTGTTCCTCTTCACCGTCATCGCCTCCCTGCAGGCCATGACCATATTCCGCATCAGATCCCGAGAGGAGTTGGACGAGGTAATCGGCAACATCCCGCTCTTCTTGGCCAAGCAGCAAGAGAAGGAGGACCGCAGCATCCTCAGAACAATGCGGTTAATGCTGGTGACGTACCTCGTCTCCGTTGTCCCACAGGTCTTCCTCTTCATTCCAGGCCTCAAGACCCATGTTCGCTTCCTATACTTCATATTCTGGTGGACTTTCGTCTTAAGTTCCTCCTGGAATTGGTACATATACAACATGCGAAGCACCTTTTTCAAGGCCCATCTGATCAAGATGGTGTTAAGATCTCCTTGGCTTCCACAGTTTCTGGAGACGAGACTGAGAATGAGGATACCGCtagcctccaccctcaccctggACTGG